The following coding sequences lie in one Anomalospiza imberbis isolate Cuckoo-Finch-1a 21T00152 chromosome 17, ASM3175350v1, whole genome shotgun sequence genomic window:
- the FITM2 gene encoding acyl-coenzyme A diphosphatase FITM2 produces MERLERSGRWLRAALARGRVRRRLPALLLAIAVLGSALKDSDLVPDTPLQNKRNPLNVYFVKVAWAWTLWLLLPFITLTTYELARSKFLYGRAKSALLVLRRLGALLVGTAVWYLCTELFIYVENLTGQCSLQGKPRQPPRLYASKRECHQDSGVWNGFDISGHCFLLSYCAMMILEELAVLEALSVDHSSKLRVVINVLLVSLCFLTVIWVFMFLCTALYFHDFSQKLLGVLIGLSAWYGTYRFWYLKPFSPGLPLPNIPLSSKKYSYSR; encoded by the exons ATGGAGCGGCTGGAGCGGAGCGGGCGCTGGCTGCGGGCCGCGCTGGCCCGCGGGCGGGTGCGCCGCCGGCTCCCCGCGCTGCTGCTCGCCATCGCCGTGCTCGGCTCCGCGCTCAAGGACAGCGACCTGGTGCCCGACACGCCGCTGCAGAACAAGCGCAACCCGCTCAACGT ATACTTCGTGAAGGTGGCCTGGGCTTGGAcgctgtggctgctgctgcccttcatCACCCTCACCACCTACGAGCTGGCCCGGAGCAAGTTCCTGTACGGCCGCGCCAAGAGCGCGCTGCTGGTGCTGCGGCGCCTGGGCGCGCTGCTGGTGGGCACGGCCGTGTGGTACCTGTGCACGGAGCTCTTCATCTACGTGGAGAACCTCACTGGGCAGTGCTCCCTGCAGGGCAAACCCCGCCAGCCCCCCCGGCTCTACGCCTCCAAGCGCGAGTGCCACCAGGACAGCGGCGTCTGGAACGGCTTCGACATCTCGGGGCACTGCTTCCTGCTCTCCTACTGTGCCATGATGATCCTGGAGGAGCTGGCCGTGCTGGAAGCCCTGTCCGTAGACCACAGCTCCAAGCTGCGTGTGGTGATCAACGTCCTGCTTGTTTCCCTGTGTTTCCTCACCGTGATCTGGGTGTTCATGTTCCTCTGTACTGCCCTGTATTTCCATGACTTCAGCCAAAAGCTTCTCGGTGTGCTGATAGGTCTGTCAGCTTGGTATGGGACATACAGGTTTTGGTATTTAAAGCCTTTTTCTCCTGGACTACCTCTTCCAAATATACCTTTGAGTTCAAAGAAATACAGCTATAGCAGATAA
- the R3HDML gene encoding peptidase inhibitor R3HDML, whose translation MAVLHLHLYLTALGCWVTQLSSSFLLPNATELLSPPEGTAAGLLWGEGLPRGRRKRYLSPHDMSVILDYHNQVRAQVSPPAANMEYMVWDERLARAAEAWAARCLWDHGPPELMKYVGQNLSIQSGRYRSVMDMVKSWHQEKQHYSFPHPRECNPRCPSKCSGSVCSHYTQMVWATSSRLGCALGSCANVRVWGSTWRHAILLVCNYAIKGNWLGEAPYKVGRPCSACPPSYGGGCSNNMCFSGVKSNQVSWF comes from the exons ATGGCTGTGCTCCACTTGCACCTGTACCTCACAGCCTTGGGCTGctgggtgacacagctgtccagctccttcctgctgcccaACGCCACCGAGCTGCTGTCCCCGCCCGAGGGCACGGCCGCGGGGCTGCTGTGGGGCGAGGGGCTCCCGCGGGGCCGGCGGAAGCGATACCTCTCCCCCCATGACATGAGTGTGATTCTGGATTATCACAACCAAGTGCGGGCACAGGTGTCCCCTCCTGCTGCCAATATGGAATACATG GTGTGGGATGAGCGGCTGGCCAGGGCAGCGGAGGCGTGGGCTGCGCGCTGCCTGTGGGACCACGGCCCCCCCGAGCTGATGAAGTATGTGGGACAGAACCTCTCCATCCAATCGGGCAG GTACCGCTCTGTCATGGACATGGTGAAATCCTGGCACCAGGAGAAGCAGCACTACTCCTTCCCCCACCCTCGCGAGTGCAACCCTCGCTGCCCCTCCAAATGCAGCGGCTCCGTCTGCAGCCACTACACGCAG ATGGTGTGGGCAACCTcgagccggctgggctgtgccctgggcagctgtgccaacGTGCGGGTGTGGGGCAGCACGTGGCGTCACGCcatcctccttgtctgcaaCTACGCCATCAA GGGCAACTGGCTGGGAGAAGCCCCCTACAAGGTGGGGCGGCCGTGCTCAGCCTGCCCCCCCTCCTACGGCGGGGGCTGCTCCAACAACATGTGCTTCAGCGGAGTCAAATCCAACCAAGTCAGCTGGTTCtag